A region from the Sorex araneus isolate mSorAra2 chromosome 6, mSorAra2.pri, whole genome shotgun sequence genome encodes:
- the LOC101540782 gene encoding olfactory receptor 1002-like, which yields MDNENQTLVMEFLFVGLTNHFPYQVVLFVIFLFVYLVTLLGNLGMIILIWVNPRLHTPMYFFLSHLSFVDICSSSVIGPKMLTDIFMEKKVISFFGCAAQLWIFGQLVVTECFLLASMAFDRYMAICKPLLYTLIMTQRVCVQLVVGPYALGFISTITHTTSTFRLPYCGPNIINHFFCDLLPVLSLACADTLVNKFLLFILAGALGVLSGVIILVSYIYIVITILRIRSAEGRRKAFSTCSSHLTAVSILYGTLFFIYVRPSSSFSLDINKVVSLFYTAVIPMLNPLIYSLRNKEVKNSFRRTFAWEKILIGK from the coding sequence ATGGATAATGAAAATCAAACTTTGGTGATGGAGTTTCTTTTTGTAGGCTTAACAAATCACTTCCCATACCAGGTTGTTCTCTTTGTGATATTTCTCTTCGTTTATCTTGTTACTCTTCTGGGAAACTTGGGGATGATCATACTCATTTGGGTGAATCCCCGACTCCACActcccatgtactttttcctcagTCACTTGTCCTTTGTGGATATCTGTTCCTCATCCGTCATTGGTCCCAAGATGCTGACTGACATTTTCATGGAGAAAAAAGTCATTTCCTTCTTCGGTTGTGCTGCTCAGCTCTGGATTTTTGGCCAGCTTGTCGTGACCGagtgcttcctcctggcctcCATGGCATTTGACAGGTATATGGCTATCTGTAAGCCACTGCTGTACACGCTTATCATGACCCAGAGGGTCTGTGTGCAGCTGGTGGTAGGACCTTATGCCCTGGGCTTCATAAGTACCATAACCCACACAACTTCCACCTTTCGCCTACCTTATTGTGGTCCAAACATCATCAATCACTTCTTCTGTGACcttcttcctgttctctctctggcaTGTGCAGACACCCTGGtaaataaatttttgcttttcatcTTGGCCGGAGCTCTAGGAGTCCTTAGCGGCGTGATCATCTTGGTGTCCTACATTTACATCGTCATCACCATCTTGAGGATCCGCTCCGCTGAGGGGAGGCGCAAAGCCTTCTCTACCTGCTCTTCCCACCTCACGGCTGTCTCCATCCTTTATGGAACTCTATTCTTTATTTATGTGCGTCCGAGCTCCAGTTTCTCCCTGGACATCAATAAAGTGGTGTCTCTGTTCTACACAGCTGTGATTCCCATGTTGAATCCGCTTATCTATAGTCTGAGAAACAAGGAGGTCAAAAATTCCTTCAGAAGGACGTTTGCATGGGAGAAGATTCTCATAGGCAAATAA
- the LOC101540520 gene encoding olfactory receptor 1009 gives MADENYTRITEFIFVGLKYHPRLQVFLFLLFLFFYLFTMTGNTGMIILIRLDPRLHTPMYFFLSHLSFVDICFSSVVGPKMLADFFSERKAISFVGCILQQWFFGFFVAIECLLLASMAYDRYVAICNPLLYSVAMSPRLCLQLVAGPYTVGFLNTMTHTTAAFRLPFCRSNVINHFFCDMSPILSLVCADTHINKLLVFIVAGAVLIVSSLTIIISYFHILIAILRIRSAEGRRKAFSTCSSHLTAVSILYGTLFFIYVRPGAIFSLDLNKVVSVFYTAVIPMLNPLIYSLRNKEVKAAVLRVIARVKLGSRS, from the coding sequence ATGGCTGATGAAAACTACACAAGGATCACAGAGTTCATTTTTGTGGGCTTAAAGTACCACCCTCGGTTGCAAGTCTTCCttttcctgctcttcctctttttctaccTATTTACCATGACAGGAAACACGGGCATGATTATCCTCATTCGCCTGGACCCCCGCCttcacacgcccatgtactttttcctcagCCACCTGTCCTTTGTGGACATCTGCTTCTCCTCAGTGGTGGGGCCCAAGATGCTCGCTGACTTCTTCTCTGAGAGGAAGGCCATCTCTTTCGTGGGCTGTATCCTGCAGCAGTGGTTCTTTGGTTTCTTTGTGGCCATTGAGTGTCTCCTGCTGGCCTCCATGGCCTacgaccgctacgtggccatctgcaaCCCCTTACTCTATTCAGTGGCCATGTCCCCCAGACTCTGTCTCCAGCTGGTGGCTGGACCCTACACTGTGGGTTTCCTCAACACCATGACTCATACGACGGCGGCCTTCCGACTTCCTTTCTGTCGCTCCAATGTCATCAATCATTTCTTCTGTGACATGTCCCCCATCCTCTCCCTCGTCTGCGCAGATACTCACATCAATAAATTGCTGGTGTTCATCGTGGCTGGGGCTGTCCTCATTGTCAGCAGCCTGACCATCATCATCTCTTATTTCCACATCCTCATCGCCATCCTCAGGATTCGCTCCGCCGAGGGGAGGCGCAAAGCGTTTTCCACCTGTTCGTCTCACCTGACGGCTGTTTCTATCCTCTATGGGACCCTCTTCTTCATCTACGTGCGGCCCGGAGCGATCTTCTCTCTGGACCTCAACAAAGTGGTGTCCGTGTTCTACACGGCGGTCATTCCCATGCTGAACCCTCTCATCTACAGCTTAAGGAATAAGGAGGTGAAAGCGGCCGTGCTCAGAGTGATCGCCAGGGTGAAGTTGGGCAGTAGGAGTTAG
- the LOC101550542 gene encoding olfactory receptor 5G3-like has translation MEDKNLTAVTEFLFLGLTDQLQQQIVLFLMFLFIYLVTLWGNLGMITLIWTNPRLHTPMYFFLSHLSFVDICMSSSIAPKMLCDVFEEKKSISFMGCAAQLWFFGLFVATECFLLASMAYDRYMAICKPLLYSLMMSQRVCVQLVVGPYIMAFISTTTHTVLAFGLPFCGPNIINHFFCDISPLLSLACADTWVNKLVLFVLAGSIGVLSGLIITLSYICILMAILRIQTADGRRKAFSTCSSHLAVVSILYGTLFFIYVRPGSTSSVDINKVISLFYTVVIPMLNPLIYSLRNKEVKDTFRKMFERKSSLVGR, from the coding sequence ATGGAAGATAAGAATCTGACAGCGGTGACCgaatttctctttttgggtctcacaGATCAGCTCCAGCAGCAAATTGTCCTCTTTCTCATGTTTCTCTTTATCTATCTTGTCACCCTCTGGGGTAATTTGGGGATGATCACCCTCATATGGACCAATCCCAGACTCCACACTCCTATGTACTTTTTTCTTAGCCACTTGTCTTTTGTAgatatctgtatgtcttcttccATTGCCCCCAAGATGCTGTGTGATGTCTTTGAGGAGAAAAAGAGCATTTCTTTCATGGGATGTGCAGCACAGTTGTGGTTCTTTGGTCTCTTTGTGGCAACTGAGTGTTTCCTTTTGGCTTCCATGGCCTATGATCGGTATATGGCCATCTGCAAGCCCTTGCTGTATTCGCTCATGATGTCTCAGAGGGTCTGTGTGCAGCTAGTGGTAGGACCCTATATCATGGCTTTTATAAGTACCACAACTCACACAGTTCTAGCTTTTGGCTTGCCCTTTTGTGGTCCAAATATTATCAATCACTTTTTCTGTGATATTTCACCATTGCTTTCCCTAGCATGTGCAGATACCTGGGTCAATAAGTTGGTGCTCTTCGTCTTGGCTGGATCTATAGGTGTACTTAGTGGCCTGATTATCACGTTGTCCTATATTTGCATTCTAATGGCCATCCTGAGGATACAGACAGCCGATGGGAGACGCAAAGCTTTCTCCACGTGTTCGTCTCACCTGGCAGTTGTCTCCATACTCTATGGAACTCTTTTCTTTATCTATGTACGTCCTGGTTCAACTTCCTCTGTGGATATCAATAAAGTGATTTCTCTGTTTTATACCGTGGTGATCCCCATGTTGAACCCCCTCATTTACAGTTTGAGGaacaaggaagtgaaagacaCATTCAGGAAGATGTTTGAAAGGAAAAGTTCTCTAGTAGGTAGATGA